One segment of Gemmatimonadaceae bacterium DNA contains the following:
- a CDS encoding ImmA/IrrE family metallo-endopeptidase translates to MLSKSPKGIPTDLDAIAANLGASVESRDDLGPNVAGVLIPLPERGRWVIAVNANDPESRRRFTIAHEIAHIILHGYTAPHADGSFQLRMRNEESATGTVDEEIEANQFAAELLLPADLLLKDVSSVVLEHESKASSSAGFDDTLAKLAAKYGVSRQALALRLSALGVL, encoded by the coding sequence GTGCTAAGCAAATCTCCAAAGGGAATCCCGACCGATTTGGATGCCATCGCCGCGAACCTTGGCGCGAGTGTAGAGTCCCGCGACGACCTCGGACCAAACGTGGCGGGTGTTCTTATTCCGCTTCCCGAGCGCGGACGCTGGGTAATCGCCGTTAACGCGAATGACCCGGAAAGTCGCCGTAGGTTCACAATCGCTCACGAAATCGCGCACATCATTCTGCACGGATACACCGCTCCGCATGCCGATGGGTCATTCCAGCTACGTATGCGCAATGAGGAGTCCGCCACTGGAACGGTTGACGAGGAAATCGAAGCGAATCAATTTGCCGCTGAATTGTTACTGCCCGCTGATCTCCTCCTAAAGGACGTGTCAAGCGTTGTCCTAGAGCACGAGTCCAAGGCGTCGTCGAGTGCAGGTTTTGACGATACACTGGCGAAACTTGCGGCCAAATACGGAGTTAGCCGTCAAGCGCTCGCGCTTCGCCTGTCTGCGCTGGGGGTGCTATAA
- a CDS encoding PD-(D/E)XK nuclease family protein: protein MTAGATDAAPPYVHRDYPEFSWSSSRELLFERCRRRYFWHYYGSSNGWERTSSDVAKTAWRLKNLTSFDVQVGTEVHERAKDYVASVLDGRPIPVASLIETTMKALDELYARSQDLESFQARPKRHPVAYGAYYKRGVLENQLLRARARAVKCIDNLVSSAIWDEVGRAGKEGTVMVEPLSTFQVGGITVYAVPDLVYLTNNEWTIVDWKTGVADEGSDQLAVYGLYIREALSLTNPTSHYPTKLVHLQSGKVDVVRFTDSEILAVRTRIECSAADMRDMLVDILTNRPKAMSGFQLTDDPSECRICPFFQLCEPELVLLGRAGVRLKF, encoded by the coding sequence GTGACCGCTGGGGCCACGGACGCGGCTCCACCATACGTACATCGCGACTATCCGGAGTTCAGCTGGTCGAGCAGTAGAGAATTGCTGTTCGAAAGATGTCGGCGCCGTTATTTCTGGCACTATTACGGTTCGTCGAACGGGTGGGAACGGACATCCAGCGACGTAGCCAAAACGGCATGGCGGCTGAAGAATCTCACATCATTCGATGTTCAGGTCGGGACCGAGGTCCACGAACGCGCTAAGGATTATGTCGCGTCGGTTCTGGATGGCCGACCCATACCGGTCGCCTCGCTCATTGAAACGACGATGAAAGCCCTAGACGAGTTGTATGCGCGCTCCCAAGACCTAGAGTCGTTTCAGGCGCGTCCAAAACGCCATCCCGTCGCGTACGGAGCCTATTACAAGCGCGGGGTCCTTGAGAATCAGCTCCTACGGGCTCGGGCTCGGGCCGTGAAATGTATCGACAATCTCGTTTCGTCCGCTATTTGGGACGAGGTAGGCAGGGCTGGGAAAGAAGGAACAGTAATGGTTGAACCGCTATCCACGTTCCAAGTTGGCGGCATTACCGTGTACGCCGTACCAGATCTCGTGTATCTGACCAATAACGAATGGACTATCGTCGATTGGAAAACTGGTGTTGCGGATGAGGGAAGCGATCAGCTCGCGGTTTACGGTCTCTATATCCGCGAGGCGTTGAGTTTGACGAATCCAACCAGCCATTATCCCACGAAGCTCGTTCACCTTCAAAGCGGGAAGGTTGACGTTGTCCGGTTCACGGATTCTGAGATACTCGCCGTTCGAACGAGGATAGAGTGCAGTGCGGCCGACATGCGCGACATGTTAGTAGATATACTCACAAATCGGCCTAAGGCCATGAGTGGCTTTCAGCTCACCGACGACCCCAGTGAGTGCCGGATTTGTCCTTTCTTCCAGCTTTGCGAGCCTGAGCTCGTTTTGCTGGGCCGCGCAGGGGTCCGACTAAAGTTCTAA